The following proteins are encoded in a genomic region of Streptomyces sp. SLBN-31:
- a CDS encoding L,D-transpeptidase family protein, with translation MISRRIAHRGIAVLLTAATALSVGAGLPAVAAQAAPAPPVPVPGPADAELVPGVPPGPSRPWQIDTPDQVLAPKAYTPSAAEDAVEPRNAAQRTYDLVQYVPLGDAVKKVTCSKRTGPYQRAVERWLKLRADGRQSGADCRAIRAFQTAHGIKPAIGFAGPVTWATMQLIGARKNPNAAGKCPVRTYRVACVDLNRELTWVQKGGKVVFGPVPMRSGRAGHRTRAGWHTIYWRHKNHWSTLYNSPMPYAQFFDGGEAFHAVYGTIYTTVGSWGCVNLRLGDARKLWSVLKKGDRVYVWGRRPGA, from the coding sequence GAGGCATCGCGGTACTGCTCACCGCGGCCACCGCCCTGTCCGTCGGCGCAGGCCTCCCCGCCGTTGCCGCCCAGGCCGCTCCCGCCCCGCCGGTCCCCGTGCCCGGCCCCGCCGACGCCGAGCTGGTTCCCGGCGTTCCGCCGGGCCCCTCCCGGCCCTGGCAGATCGACACGCCGGACCAGGTGCTCGCCCCGAAGGCGTACACACCGAGCGCGGCGGAGGACGCCGTCGAACCGAGGAACGCGGCCCAGAGGACGTACGACCTCGTCCAGTACGTCCCGCTCGGGGACGCGGTCAAGAAGGTGACGTGCAGCAAACGGACCGGGCCGTACCAGCGGGCCGTGGAGCGGTGGCTGAAGCTGCGCGCGGACGGGCGGCAGTCCGGCGCCGACTGCCGGGCCATCCGCGCCTTCCAGACCGCGCACGGCATCAAGCCCGCGATCGGGTTCGCGGGCCCTGTGACCTGGGCCACCATGCAGCTCATCGGTGCGCGCAAGAACCCCAACGCCGCCGGGAAGTGTCCGGTGCGCACGTACAGGGTCGCCTGCGTCGATCTCAACCGGGAGCTGACCTGGGTGCAGAAGGGTGGGAAGGTCGTCTTCGGGCCGGTGCCGATGCGCAGCGGGCGGGCCGGGCACCGTACCCGGGCCGGCTGGCACACGATCTACTGGCGGCACAAGAACCACTGGTCCACGCTCTACAACTCGCCCATGCCCTACGCCCAGTTCTTCGACGGCGGAGAGGCCTTCCACGCCGTCTACGGCACCATCTACACCACCGTCGGCTCCTGGGGCTGCGTCAATCTCCGTCTCGGTGACGCCCGCAAGCTGTGGAGCGTGCTGAAGAAGGGCGACCGGGTGTACGTGTGGGGACGCAGGCCCGGCGCGTAG
- the alr gene encoding alanine racemase, translating into MTETASAPTAPLRARAEIDLAALRANVRTLRALAPGAQLMAVVKSEAYGHGAVRCARAAVEAGAGWLGTATPEEALALRRAGLPGRIMCWLWTPSGPWREAVEADIDVSVSGMWALAEVTAAARAAGVPARVQLKADTGLGRNGCQPGEDWAELVAEALRAEADGVLRITGLWSHFACADEPGHPSIAAQLALFREMVGYAERQGVRPEVRHIANSPATLTVPDSHFDLVRTGIALYGISPSPELGTPADFGLRPVMTLSANLALVKHVPGGHGVSYGHHYVTSGRTTLGLVPLGYADGIPRHASGNGPVLVGGKWRTVAGRIAMDQFVVDLGGDEPPVGAEAVLFGPGDRGEPTAEDWAQAAGTIAYEIVTRIGTRVPRVYVNEEQDGVIR; encoded by the coding sequence ATGACTGAGACTGCATCTGCCCCGACCGCGCCCCTGCGCGCCCGTGCCGAGATCGATCTGGCGGCCCTGCGCGCCAATGTGCGGACCCTGCGCGCCCTCGCGCCCGGGGCGCAGCTCATGGCCGTCGTCAAGTCCGAGGCCTACGGCCACGGGGCGGTCCGGTGCGCCCGGGCGGCCGTCGAGGCCGGAGCCGGGTGGCTGGGGACCGCCACGCCCGAGGAGGCCCTCGCGCTGCGCCGGGCGGGCCTGCCGGGGCGCATCATGTGCTGGCTGTGGACGCCGAGCGGGCCCTGGCGGGAGGCCGTCGAGGCCGACATCGACGTGTCGGTGAGCGGAATGTGGGCCCTGGCCGAGGTCACGGCCGCGGCGCGGGCGGCCGGAGTGCCCGCCCGCGTGCAGCTCAAGGCCGACACCGGGCTGGGGCGCAACGGCTGCCAGCCGGGGGAGGACTGGGCCGAGCTGGTCGCCGAGGCCCTGCGCGCCGAGGCCGACGGGGTGCTGCGGATCACCGGACTGTGGTCCCACTTCGCCTGCGCAGACGAACCGGGGCACCCCTCCATCGCCGCCCAGCTCGCCCTCTTCCGGGAGATGGTCGGGTACGCGGAGCGGCAGGGTGTCCGGCCGGAGGTCCGGCACATCGCCAACTCCCCCGCCACGCTCACCGTTCCCGACTCCCACTTCGACCTCGTCCGCACCGGCATCGCGCTCTACGGCATCTCGCCCAGCCCCGAGCTCGGCACCCCCGCCGACTTCGGACTGCGGCCGGTGATGACGCTCTCGGCGAACCTCGCCCTGGTGAAGCACGTTCCGGGGGGTCACGGCGTCAGTTACGGGCATCACTACGTCACGTCCGGCCGGACCACCCTCGGTCTCGTGCCCCTCGGGTACGCGGACGGCATCCCCCGGCATGCCTCGGGCAACGGCCCGGTGCTGGTCGGGGGCAAGTGGCGGACGGTCGCGGGGCGGATCGCGATGGACCAGTTCGTCGTGGACCTGGGCGGAGACGAGCCGCCGGTCGGCGCGGAGGCGGTGCTCTTCGGGCCGGGCGACCGCGGCGAGCCCACCGCCGAGGACTGGGCGCAGGCCGCGGGAACCATCGCGTACGAAATCGTCACACGCATCGGAACGCGTGTTCCCCGCGTCTATGTGAATGAGGAACAGGACGGGGTAATCCGCTGA
- a CDS encoding alpha/beta fold hydrolase, with protein sequence MSESSAEAGMEAVAAVASAAGAAGNWRRATGIAGAAIGVVAAGAAAGVAIERLTVGRGMRRKARLALDSAGPYGALRGTPGKAYADDGTELYYEVDDVDPDAVPALGPRRRRLFGRKAPAPVTVVFSHGYCLSQDSWHFQRAALRGVVRTVHWDQRSHGRSGRGVRQVQDGVPVDIEQLGRDLKAVIDAAAPTGPIVLVGHSMGGMTVMALADQYPELIRDRVVATAFVGTSSGRLGEVNFGLPVAGVNAVRRVLPGVLKALGQQAALVERGRRATADLFAGIIKRYSFASRDVDPAIVRFAERMIEATPIDVVAEYYPAFNDHDKTEALVHFTDMPVLVLAGIGDLVTPSEHSEAIADLLPEAELVLVPDAGHLVMLEHPEVVTDRLADLLTRAGAVPAGATVGGYGSTSSTAQPG encoded by the coding sequence GTGAGCGAGAGCAGCGCGGAGGCCGGCATGGAGGCCGTCGCGGCCGTCGCCTCCGCCGCGGGGGCGGCCGGGAACTGGCGCCGGGCCACGGGCATCGCGGGCGCCGCGATAGGCGTGGTCGCGGCGGGGGCCGCGGCCGGCGTCGCCATCGAACGGCTCACCGTGGGCCGCGGCATGCGGAGGAAGGCGCGGCTCGCCCTCGACTCCGCCGGTCCGTACGGCGCGCTGCGCGGCACGCCCGGCAAGGCGTACGCCGACGACGGCACCGAGCTGTACTACGAGGTCGACGACGTGGACCCCGACGCCGTGCCCGCGCTCGGCCCGCGCCGCAGACGGCTGTTCGGGCGCAAGGCGCCCGCTCCCGTCACCGTCGTCTTCAGCCACGGCTACTGCCTCAGCCAGGACTCCTGGCACTTCCAGCGCGCGGCGCTGCGAGGTGTCGTACGGACCGTGCACTGGGACCAGCGCAGCCACGGCCGGTCCGGGCGGGGCGTGCGGCAGGTGCAGGACGGGGTGCCCGTCGACATCGAGCAGCTCGGGCGGGACCTCAAGGCCGTCATCGACGCCGCCGCGCCTACCGGGCCGATCGTGCTGGTCGGGCACTCCATGGGCGGGATGACCGTGATGGCACTGGCCGACCAGTACCCGGAGCTGATCCGGGACCGGGTCGTCGCCACCGCCTTCGTCGGCACGTCGTCCGGGCGGCTCGGCGAGGTCAACTTCGGGCTGCCCGTCGCGGGCGTGAACGCCGTACGGCGGGTGCTGCCCGGCGTGCTGAAGGCGCTCGGGCAGCAGGCCGCGCTGGTGGAGCGGGGCCGGCGGGCCACCGCCGACCTGTTCGCCGGGATCATCAAGCGGTACTCCTTCGCCTCCCGGGACGTCGACCCGGCCATCGTGCGGTTCGCCGAGCGGATGATCGAGGCCACGCCGATCGACGTCGTCGCCGAGTACTACCCGGCGTTCAACGACCACGACAAGACCGAGGCGCTCGTCCACTTCACGGACATGCCGGTACTGGTACTGGCCGGCATCGGCGACCTGGTCACGCCCAGCGAGCACAGCGAGGCCATCGCCGACCTGCTGCCGGAAGCCGAGCTGGTGCTGGTCCCGGACGCCGGACACCTGGTGATGCTGGAACACCCGGAAGTGGTCACCGACCGGCTCGCCGACCTGCTCACCCGTGCGGGTGCCGTGCCCGCAGGGGCTACCGTGGGTGGCTATGGAAGCACCAGCAGCACCGCACAACCCGGTTGA
- the tsaE gene encoding tRNA (adenosine(37)-N6)-threonylcarbamoyltransferase complex ATPase subunit type 1 TsaE, producing the protein MEAPAAPHNPVETRLTVTSPEQMQELGRRLAKLLRAGDLLMLNGELGAGKTTLTRGLGEGLGVRGAVTSPTFVIARVHPSLGDGPPLVHVDAYRLGGGLDEMEDLDLDVSLPESVIVVEWGEGKVEELTEDRLHVVIHRAVGDTTDEVRHVTVTGLGERWAAVDLSVLSA; encoded by the coding sequence ATGGAAGCACCAGCAGCACCGCACAACCCGGTTGAGACCCGGCTGACGGTCACCTCCCCCGAGCAGATGCAGGAGCTGGGCCGACGGCTGGCCAAGCTGCTGCGCGCCGGTGATCTCCTGATGCTCAACGGGGAACTCGGCGCCGGCAAGACGACCCTCACCCGCGGGCTCGGCGAGGGGCTGGGGGTGCGGGGCGCCGTCACCTCGCCCACCTTCGTCATCGCCCGCGTGCACCCCTCTCTTGGCGACGGCCCGCCGCTGGTGCACGTCGACGCCTACCGGCTGGGCGGCGGTCTCGACGAGATGGAGGACCTGGACCTCGACGTCTCGCTGCCCGAGTCCGTGATCGTCGTGGAGTGGGGCGAGGGCAAGGTCGAGGAGCTGACCGAGGACCGGCTGCACGTCGTCATCCACCGAGCCGTCGGGGACACCACGGACGAGGTGCGGCACGTGACGGTGACCGGGCTCGGCGAGCGCTGGGCCGCGGTGGACCTGAGCGTGCTCTCCGCGTAG
- the tsaB gene encoding tRNA (adenosine(37)-N6)-threonylcarbamoyltransferase complex dimerization subunit type 1 TsaB, whose product MLLLALDTATPAVTVALHDGRDVIVSSSQVDARRHGELLLPAVDRVLAEAGLTLDAVTGVVVGIGPGPYTGLRVGLMTADTFGLVLGVPVHGVCTLDGLAYAADIDEGPFVVATDARRKEVYWARYADSRTRLTDPAVDRPADIADQVAGLPAVGAGALLYPDTFPVAHEPEHVSAAALARLAAEKLAVGEELPAPRPLYLRRPDAQVPKNYKVVTPK is encoded by the coding sequence GTGCTCTTGCTCGCTCTGGATACCGCCACCCCAGCCGTCACCGTCGCCCTGCACGACGGCCGCGACGTCATCGTCTCGTCGAGCCAGGTGGACGCGCGCCGGCACGGAGAGCTGCTGCTGCCGGCCGTCGACCGCGTCCTCGCCGAGGCCGGGCTCACGCTGGACGCCGTCACCGGCGTCGTCGTGGGCATCGGGCCCGGCCCCTACACCGGGCTGCGCGTCGGGCTGATGACCGCCGACACCTTCGGGCTCGTCCTCGGCGTCCCCGTGCACGGCGTGTGCACGCTCGACGGGCTGGCCTACGCGGCCGACATCGACGAGGGCCCCTTCGTCGTGGCGACCGACGCCCGGCGCAAGGAGGTGTACTGGGCGCGGTACGCCGACTCCCGCACCCGGCTGACCGACCCGGCCGTGGATCGGCCCGCCGACATCGCCGACCAGGTGGCGGGGCTGCCGGCCGTCGGCGCGGGCGCGCTGCTGTACCCGGACACCTTCCCGGTCGCGCACGAGCCGGAGCACGTGTCGGCGGCGGCGCTGGCGCGGCTGGCCGCCGAGAAGCTGGCCGTGGGCGAGGAGCTGCCCGCCCCGCGGCCGCTGTACCTGCGCCGGCCCGACGCCCAGGTCCCCAAGAACTACAAGGTGGTCACCCCGAAGTGA
- the rimI gene encoding ribosomal protein S18-alanine N-acetyltransferase — MRWWDIDPVLELEKDLFPEDAWSRGMFWSELAHARGPEATRRYVVAEDGERIVGYAGLAASGDLADIQTIAVRRDHWGTGLGGLLLTELLRAATAFECAEVMLECRIDNIRAQKLYERFGFEAIGFRRGYYQPGNVDALVMRLTDPSTSVQGTEIHG, encoded by the coding sequence ATGCGCTGGTGGGACATCGATCCCGTGCTGGAGCTGGAGAAGGACCTCTTCCCCGAGGACGCCTGGTCCCGGGGCATGTTCTGGTCGGAGCTGGCCCACGCGCGCGGGCCCGAGGCGACGCGCCGGTACGTCGTCGCCGAGGACGGCGAGCGGATCGTGGGCTACGCGGGCCTCGCTGCGTCCGGGGACCTCGCCGACATCCAGACCATCGCCGTCCGCCGCGACCACTGGGGCACCGGTCTCGGCGGGCTGCTGCTGACCGAACTGCTGCGGGCCGCCACCGCGTTCGAGTGCGCCGAAGTGATGCTGGAGTGCCGGATCGACAACATCCGCGCCCAGAAGCTCTACGAGCGCTTCGGCTTCGAGGCCATCGGGTTCCGCCGCGGCTACTACCAGCCGGGGAACGTGGACGCCCTGGTGATGCGACTGACCGACCCATCCACTTCCGTACAAGGAACCGAGATCCATGGCTGA
- the tsaD gene encoding tRNA (adenosine(37)-N6)-threonylcarbamoyltransferase complex transferase subunit TsaD, with translation MADEPLVLGIETSCDETGVGIVRGTTLLADAVASSVDEHARFGGVVPEVASRAHLEAMVPTIDRALKDAGVSARDLDGVAVTAGPGLAGALLVGVTAAKAYAYALGKPLYGVNHLASHICVDQLEHGALPEPTMALLVSGGHSSLLLSTDITSDVRPLGATIDDAAGEAFDKIARVLNLGFPGGPVIDRYAREGDPSAIAFPRGLTGPRDPAYDFSFSGLKTAVARWIEAKRAAGEDVPVRDVAASFQEAVVDVLTRKAVRACKDEGVDHLMIGGGVAANSRLRALAQERCETAGIRLRVPRPKLCTDNGAMVAALGAEMVARGRAASSWDLSADSSLPVTDPHVPGHDHVHEVSKENLFS, from the coding sequence ATGGCTGACGAACCTCTCGTCCTCGGCATCGAGACCTCCTGCGACGAGACCGGCGTCGGCATCGTCCGCGGCACCACCCTGCTGGCCGACGCCGTCGCCTCCAGCGTCGACGAGCACGCCCGCTTCGGCGGGGTCGTCCCGGAGGTCGCGAGCCGGGCGCACCTGGAGGCGATGGTCCCGACGATCGACCGCGCGCTGAAGGATGCGGGGGTGAGCGCCCGCGACCTCGACGGTGTCGCGGTGACGGCCGGCCCGGGCCTCGCGGGCGCCCTGCTGGTCGGCGTCACGGCGGCCAAGGCGTACGCCTACGCGCTCGGCAAGCCCCTCTACGGCGTCAACCACCTCGCCTCCCACATCTGCGTCGACCAGCTGGAGCACGGCGCCCTGCCCGAGCCGACGATGGCTCTGCTGGTCTCCGGCGGGCACTCGTCGCTGCTGCTGTCGACGGACATCACCTCCGACGTACGGCCCCTCGGCGCGACCATCGACGACGCGGCCGGCGAGGCCTTCGACAAGATCGCGCGCGTGCTGAACCTCGGCTTCCCCGGCGGCCCGGTCATCGACCGCTACGCGCGCGAGGGCGACCCCTCGGCGATCGCCTTCCCGCGCGGCCTGACCGGCCCGCGCGACCCGGCGTACGACTTTTCCTTCTCCGGCCTGAAGACGGCCGTGGCCCGCTGGATCGAGGCCAAGCGGGCGGCGGGGGAGGACGTGCCGGTGCGTGACGTGGCGGCGTCCTTCCAGGAGGCGGTCGTGGACGTGCTGACCCGCAAGGCCGTACGGGCCTGCAAGGACGAGGGCGTCGACCACCTGATGATCGGCGGTGGCGTGGCCGCCAACTCGCGGCTGCGGGCGCTGGCGCAGGAGCGGTGCGAGACGGCCGGCATCCGGCTGCGGGTGCCGCGGCCGAAGCTGTGCACGGACAACGGCGCGATGGTGGCCGCGCTCGGCGCGGAGATGGTCGCCCGGGGCCGTGCGGCGTCGAGCTGGGACCTGTCGGCGGACTCGTCGCTGCCGGTGACCGACCCGCACGTGCCGGGGCACGACCACGTCCACGAGGTGAGCAAGGAGAACCTCTTCTCGTGA
- a CDS encoding glycoside hydrolase family 3 N-terminal domain-containing protein, which yields MTTAPWRDPALPAAVRVEDLLSRMTLQEKTAQLYGVWVGADTDGDGVAPLQREMTSEYDWDELITHGLGQLTRPFGTAPVDPALGAQALARAQRRIAAAGRFGIPALAHEECLAGFTTWRATAYPVPLAWGASFDPALVEEMGAAIGRDLRSVGVHQGLAPVLDVVRDPRWGRVEETIGEDPYLVGTVGTAYVRGLESAGIVSTLKHFAGYASSAGARNLAPVRAGVREFADVTLPPFEMALRDGGARSVMAAYNDTDGVPASADPGLLTELLREQWGFTGTVVADYFGVGFLQTQHRVAGSEAEAAHAALAAGLDVELPTLKCYGTPLVEAVRAGEVPESLIDRAARRVLLQKCELGLLDEDWNPEPAERIDLDSASNRALARRLAEESVVLLDNPDGILPLAPDTRIAVVGPRAADALAMLGCYSFPSHVLTHHPEVPMGIGIPTVLEALRSELPDAKVTFAEGCGVDDPDTGGFEEAVARTAEADVCVAVLGDRAGLFGRGTSGEGCDVTDLRLPGVQADLLDSLVATGVPVVLVLLTGRPYALGRWDGRLGAVVQAFFPGEEGGPAVAGVLSGRVNPSGRLPVSVPREPGGQPWTYLQPPLGLAGEVSNLDPTPLYPFGHGRSYTTFAWESDSTGAEIGTDGSYDVSVTVRNTGERAGTEIVQLYLHDPVASVVRPDVRLIGYQRLDLDPGESTRVTFRFHADLSSFTDRSGHRVVEPGALELRLAASSTDTRHTTHLTLTGPPRNPGPDRQLHCETRTSRV from the coding sequence ATGACCACCGCCCCTTGGCGTGACCCCGCCCTGCCGGCCGCCGTCCGCGTCGAAGACCTCCTCTCCCGGATGACGCTTCAGGAGAAGACCGCACAGCTGTACGGCGTGTGGGTGGGCGCCGACACCGACGGCGACGGGGTCGCCCCGCTGCAGCGCGAGATGACGTCCGAGTACGACTGGGACGAGCTGATCACCCACGGCCTGGGCCAGCTCACCCGCCCCTTCGGCACCGCCCCCGTTGACCCGGCGCTGGGCGCGCAGGCACTGGCCCGCGCCCAGCGCCGTATCGCCGCCGCGGGCCGCTTCGGCATTCCCGCGCTCGCGCACGAGGAGTGCCTGGCCGGCTTCACCACCTGGCGGGCCACCGCCTACCCGGTGCCGCTCGCCTGGGGCGCGAGCTTCGACCCCGCTCTGGTCGAGGAGATGGGCGCCGCCATCGGCCGCGACCTGCGCTCGGTGGGCGTCCACCAGGGTCTCGCCCCCGTCCTGGACGTCGTACGCGATCCGCGCTGGGGCCGGGTGGAGGAGACCATCGGCGAGGACCCGTACCTGGTGGGGACGGTCGGCACCGCCTATGTGCGGGGGCTGGAGTCCGCCGGGATCGTCTCCACGCTCAAGCACTTCGCCGGGTACGCGTCCTCGGCGGGCGCCCGCAACCTGGCACCGGTGCGGGCGGGGGTGCGGGAGTTCGCCGACGTCACGCTGCCGCCCTTCGAGATGGCGCTGCGGGACGGCGGGGCGCGCTCGGTGATGGCCGCGTACAACGACACGGACGGCGTCCCTGCCTCGGCCGACCCGGGCCTGCTGACCGAGCTGCTGCGCGAGCAGTGGGGCTTCACCGGCACGGTCGTCGCCGACTACTTCGGTGTCGGCTTCCTGCAGACCCAGCACCGGGTCGCCGGCAGCGAGGCGGAGGCGGCACACGCGGCGCTCGCGGCCGGCCTGGACGTCGAACTGCCGACCCTGAAGTGCTACGGCACACCGCTCGTCGAGGCCGTGCGGGCGGGTGAGGTCCCCGAGTCCCTGATCGACCGGGCGGCCCGCCGGGTGCTGCTGCAGAAGTGTGAACTGGGCCTGCTCGACGAGGACTGGAACCCCGAGCCGGCCGAGCGCATCGACCTGGACTCGGCGTCCAACCGGGCGCTCGCCCGCCGGCTGGCCGAGGAGTCGGTGGTCCTGCTGGACAACCCCGACGGCATCCTCCCGCTGGCCCCCGACACCCGGATCGCGGTCGTCGGCCCGCGTGCCGCCGACGCCCTCGCCATGCTGGGCTGCTACTCCTTCCCCTCGCACGTCCTCACGCACCACCCCGAGGTGCCGATGGGCATCGGCATCCCGACCGTCCTCGAGGCCCTGCGGTCCGAACTGCCGGACGCCAAGGTCACCTTCGCCGAGGGCTGCGGCGTCGACGACCCCGACACCGGCGGCTTCGAGGAGGCCGTGGCGCGGACGGCCGAGGCGGACGTGTGCGTGGCCGTACTGGGCGACCGGGCGGGCCTGTTCGGGCGGGGCACCTCGGGCGAGGGCTGCGACGTGACGGACCTGCGGCTGCCCGGCGTCCAGGCCGATCTGCTGGACTCCCTGGTGGCCACCGGCGTCCCGGTGGTGCTGGTCCTGCTGACCGGCCGCCCGTACGCGCTGGGCCGCTGGGACGGCCGGCTGGGCGCGGTGGTCCAGGCCTTCTTCCCCGGCGAGGAGGGCGGCCCCGCGGTGGCGGGCGTGCTGTCGGGCCGCGTCAACCCCTCGGGCCGGCTGCCGGTGAGCGTCCCGCGGGAGCCGGGCGGCCAGCCGTGGACGTACCTCCAGCCGCCGCTGGGCCTCGCGGGCGAGGTCAGCAACCTGGACCCGACACCGCTGTACCCCTTCGGCCACGGCCGCTCGTACACGACCTTCGCGTGGGAGTCCGACTCCACCGGCGCGGAGATCGGCACGGACGGCTCCTACGACGTCTCGGTGACGGTCCGCAACACGGGCGAGCGCGCGGGCACGGAGATCGTCCAGCTGTACCTGCACGACCCGGTGGCCTCGGTGGTCCGCCCGGACGTCCGCCTGATCGGCTACCAGCGCCTGGACCTGGACCCCGGCGAGTCGACCCGCGTCACCTTCCGCTTCCACGCCGACCTGTCGTCCTTCACCGACCGCTCCGGCCACCGCGTGGTCGAACCGGGTGCCCTGGAACTCCGCCTCGCGGCATCGAGCACCGACACCCGGCACACAACGCACCTCACCCTCACCGGCCCACCCCGCAACCCCGGCCCCGACCGCCAACTGCACTGCGAGACACGGACGTCGCGGGTGTAG
- a CDS encoding LacI family DNA-binding transcriptional regulator, translating into MTPPEPLETRTTSPSTGRSAQTATLAEIAREAGVSAPTVSKVLNGRADVAPATRSRVEELLRAHGYRRRRAEASRSPLLDLVFHELESAWAMEVIRGVENVARDTGLSVVLSESAGRLTPGRTWADQVAARRPHGVILVLSGLDESQRALLTSRSIPFVVMDPAGDPGVDVPSIGATNWQGGLAATRHLIELGHTRIGAITGPSRMMCSRARVDGYRAALETAGLPVDPALIVTGDFHHDAGYRQGLELLRRPDRPTAVFALNDLQALGLYEAARELGLRIPEDLSVVGFDDLPVARWVGPPLTTVRQPLMEMAEAAARLVLDLGREDQPVATRVELATSLVVRSSTGAPA; encoded by the coding sequence ATGACACCCCCGGAGCCCCTGGAAACCCGGACGACAAGCCCGTCGACCGGCCGATCGGCACAGACCGCGACGCTCGCCGAGATCGCCCGCGAGGCCGGCGTGTCCGCGCCGACAGTTTCGAAGGTCCTCAACGGCCGGGCGGACGTGGCCCCGGCCACCCGCAGCCGTGTGGAGGAGCTGCTGCGCGCGCACGGCTACCGGCGCCGACGGGCCGAGGCCAGTCGTTCCCCCCTCCTCGACCTGGTCTTCCACGAGCTGGAGAGCGCCTGGGCGATGGAGGTCATCCGCGGCGTGGAGAACGTGGCCCGGGACACCGGGCTCAGCGTGGTGCTCAGCGAGAGCGCGGGGCGGCTGACGCCCGGCCGGACGTGGGCGGACCAGGTCGCCGCCCGCCGCCCGCACGGCGTCATCCTGGTGCTCTCCGGCCTCGACGAGTCCCAGCGGGCGCTGCTGACCAGCCGCTCCATCCCGTTCGTCGTGATGGACCCGGCAGGCGACCCGGGCGTCGACGTGCCGTCCATCGGCGCGACCAACTGGCAGGGCGGGCTCGCCGCCACCCGGCACCTGATCGAACTCGGCCACACCCGCATCGGCGCCATCACTGGCCCCTCCCGCATGATGTGCAGCCGCGCGCGCGTCGACGGCTACCGCGCCGCCCTGGAGACCGCCGGGCTGCCCGTCGACCCGGCGCTGATCGTGACCGGTGACTTCCACCACGACGCCGGCTATCGGCAGGGACTGGAGCTGCTGCGCCGCCCGGACCGCCCCACCGCGGTCTTCGCCCTCAACGACCTCCAGGCGCTCGGCCTGTACGAGGCCGCGCGCGAGCTCGGGCTGCGCATCCCCGAGGACCTGAGCGTGGTCGGGTTCGACGACCTGCCGGTCGCGCGCTGGGTCGGGCCGCCGCTGACGACCGTACGGCAGCCGCTGATGGAGATGGCCGAGGCGGCCGCCAGGCTCGTGCTCGACCTCGGGCGCGAGGATCAGCCGGTGGCGACGCGGGTGGAGCTGGCGACGAGTCTGGTGGTGCGCAGCAGTACGGGGGCGCCCGCGTGA